In the genome of Diaphorobacter sp. HDW4A, the window GAACTGGCGGGGCATGAAGCTCCACTTCAGACCCGTAGGGAAGCCAGCGCCGCCGCGACCACGCAGGCCGCTTTCCTTCATGGTGGCAATCACCTGGTCTTGCGTCAGACCTTCGCCGCCATCCTTGCCGAGGAGCTTGCGCAAAGCGACGTAGCCGCCGCGCGCTTCGTAGTCCTTGATGGACCAGTTGCTACCATCCAGACCTGCATAGATCTGCGGGTTGATGTGGCGGTCGTGAAAGCAGGTCTCGACACCCGAGGATGCGAACTTGTTCAGAACTGCATTGGCTGCTGCGTTCATCATGCCTTGCCCTCCGCGGCCTTCAGGTCAGCGATCAACTCGTCGAGTTTGTCGTTGCTCATGAAGCTGCACATGTGGCGGTCGTTCACCAGCATCACGGGCGAATCGGCGCACGCACCGAGGCATTCCGATTGCTGCAACGTGAACATGCCGTCGGCCGTGGTCTCACCCATCTTCACGCCGAGCTTGTGCTCGAGGTGGTGCAACGCCTTGTAGCCGTCGCGCAGCTGGCATGGCAGGTTGGTGCACACGTTGAGCTTGTACTTGCCGACGGGCTGCTGGTTGTACATGTTGTAGAACGTGGTGACTTCATGCACCGCGATCTCGGGCATGCCCAGTACGTCGGCGATCACCGCCTCGCTCTCGGCACTCACCCAGCCCTGTTCCTGCTGAACGATGGACAGGCACGCCATGACGGCGGACTGCTTCTGGTCAGCCGGGTACTTGGCCACCTCACGCGCAAAGCGTTCTTTGGTCGCTTCGGTAATCATCGGTCAACGTCTCCAAACACGATGTCCAGGGTGCTCAGCACCATCACAGCATCGGCCAGCATGTGGCCGCGGCACAGTTCGTCCATGGCGGACAGATGTGCGAATCCTGGTGGACGGATCTTCAGGCGATAAGGCTTGTTGGCTCCATCGCTGATCAGGTAAATGCCGAACTCGCCCTTGGGGTGTTCGACGGATGCGTAGGCTTCGCCTTCCGGCACGTGGAAACCTTCGGTGAAGAGCTTGAAATGGTGGATCAAGTCCTCCATATTGCTCTTCATGCCTTCACGGTCTGGCGGTGCAATCTTGTTGTTGTCCGTAATGACAGG includes:
- the nuoE gene encoding NADH-quinone oxidoreductase subunit NuoE, with protein sequence MITEATKERFAREVAKYPADQKQSAVMACLSIVQQEQGWVSAESEAVIADVLGMPEIAVHEVTTFYNMYNQQPVGKYKLNVCTNLPCQLRDGYKALHHLEHKLGVKMGETTADGMFTLQQSECLGACADSPVMLVNDRHMCSFMSNDKLDELIADLKAAEGKA